The Flavobacterium psychrotrophum region TCCGCTTTTTGTCCATGAGGCACCGGCAAGGCTGCCCAGGTTCCAAAAAGTAAGGTCGCGCAGTTCATCATCTTTACTAAAATAAATAAGCAGTCCCATTACAGCAAACCCGGTTGCAGTAAATGCCACACCGGTAAGCAGCATTACGACCACGTTAGTGCGCCCGCCTACTATAGAAATGCGATACACCAAAATCATAGTAATAAGTGCACCTAAAAAAGCCATAAGGCTTAGCAGCGAATAATGCAATGCCTCAGGAATGTAGGGTTTAATATAACTGCCCAGTACTATGGTTACGGCTGCAAGCAGCGATGCCCCTGCTGTAATACCCAGCAAATCTGGTGTGGCAAGCGGGTTGCGGAACATTCCCTGCAAACACGTACCCGATACCGAAAGTGCACTACCTATAAGGATACCCATAGCAATGCGGGGCAACCTGAGGTCCATAAGCACAAAACGGTCGGCAGGGTCTATAGACCCGTCATTATTGATGATGCCTGTAAATGTTTCTAATAACGAATGCTTTTCAAATACATAAACCCCCATATACAGCGAAACTACTGCCAGCGTTGCCAGCAGTAGTAAACTGATAATAAGGTATAACGGCAGCTTATTTTGCATCAGCAGCAAGCAGGCCGTTTAATTGTGTGGCAGCTTCGCCAAGGCGTGGACCAAAGCCCGAAAGCAGGCCACCATCCATAGCGATAATTTTTTTGTTTTTACCTGCATTGGTTTTATCTACACCAGGTATTTTTAATGCACCTGCTGCGCCACCAAGGCTTTCAAGGCCACTGTCAAACATAAGTATAACATCAGGGTTGCCTTTTATAAGAGCTTCCGGCGTAAGTGGTTTGTAATCTTCAAAATCTGTTACGGCATTTTTACCACCCGCAAGGGTAATAACTTTATCTACAGGTGTATTAGTACCACTCACCATAAGCATATTAGCACCACGTGCATAGATAAATAATACTTTAGGAGCAGTTGCAAGCGGCTTTACATTTTTAAGGTCAGCATCTACTTTCTCCTCAATTTGCTTATAGTTTTTCTCACCAAGTACGTTAGCAACATCAGCTATAAGTTTTTTTGTACCCTCAGGAGTAAAATCCTGTTTGAAAAGTTCTGCCTTAACACCAGATTTCTTTATTTTTTCTAACAGCTCAGGGCTAAGGTCTTTTTCTGTACCAATAATAAGTGTAGGCTGTAATGCCATAATGCCTTCTATAGAAATGGTGCGTACATGGCCCAGGTCTTTAGCAGTTTTCTTTATGCTTTCAGGGTACGTACTGGTAACATCTACCCCTATTATTTCTTTTTCATGGCCCAGGGCAGCAACTACTTCTGTTACGGCACCGTTAAGCGATACTATTTTGTGGGCTTCAACTTTTGCAACAGTGTCAGTTGTTGTAGTTTCAGGAGTCTCTGTAGTTTCTTTTTTACACGAAACCGCAGCAATTAGCATGAAAGCACATACTAAAAGTGTATTGATTCTTTTCATTGGTTAAAAATCTATTTTTATTGATTCTAAATAAGTGCAAATATAAGTCTCATCAACGCTTTACCAAAATTATTAGCTTAAAAAAATCATTTTATTTATGTTAAAAGCCATACCACAACATCTTGAATTTGTAAATTTAACATCGTTGTAGTAAAGTTCACTTTTTCATAACTATGCAATGATTATCAAACCTCAAATACATAAACAATGATAAACAACAACGAAACAAAAATTACTAAAGGCTCTGCAGGAAATAAACTACTTGTTACCCGCAGTTTTAATGCACCCGTAGAAAAAGTTTGGGAAGCCTGGACCAACAGCCGCATTTTAGATCAATGGTGGGCACCAAAACCCTGGAAGGCTGTAACGGTAGTATTTGATTTTAGCGAAGGAGGCCACTGGCTCTATTATATGTTAGGGCCTGAAGGAGAAAGGCATTACTGCCGTGCAGATTATAAAGCTATTGAGCCCCTAAAAAGTTATATAGCGACAGATGCTTTTACAGATGAAAACGGCGTACCCAACAATATGGCGCCAAGTGCGCAATGGGAGAATACTTTTACAGCCAATGACGATAAAACTGACCTTAGCATAGAAATAACTTATCCAACAGAAGCTGATCTCGAAACAATTGTGAGCATGGGTTTTAAAGAAGGTTTTTCTATGGGGCTTTCTAATCTTGACGAGCTTTTGGCAAAATAATAATTTCCCACATCATACTATTGTGCCATCCTTTCCAGATTGAATTTTTATTGATGATAACGCTAATATAATATGCTTGCGAGTGGCACTTAAGCAGTAATTTCATATTATTGTGGTTTTACCTTCATGAAGAAATTTTCACTATTCGTTTCAGCCCTTTTACTGCCATTAACCTCATTTTCTCAACAAAAAAATGAACATGTACAAATAGCCTTTTTAGCCGATGTACACCTACAGGATTTATACGGAACCTTTAAAGATACCGCTTATGATACGCTCATAAATCCGCTAAACCGTAAACCTGTGTTAATGCGCACTATGGAGAGCCAGTTGCACAGCACTCGGATTTTTAATGAAAATTACTTTGCCTTCTTAGCCGCACTAGATGATATTGCAGCACGAGGCATAAAAATAGTGGCGCTTCCCGGAGATTATACTGATGACGGACAGCCCATACACTTACGCGGACTGCAAAATATTTTAAATCAGTATAATCAAAAATTTGGAATACAATTTTACATCACCACTGGCAACCACGACCCCGTAGGCCCCTGGGACAGCCCTGCAGGTAAAGACGATTTTTTAGGCAATGGCGGCAAAAAACAACCGGTTTTCAGCCAACAGGGAATACACACTCCTACTGATAAAACGGAACTCCCTATAATCATCAGTAAAGATATTGCGACTATGGGATACGAAAGCATCATTACACATTTAAAAGATTTTGGTTTTTATCCAAACAGTCAAAATAAATTCTGGGCAACACCTTACAGTAGTTATACCTATGGCAACTACAATTATAGTATTGCTTTAAGTGAATCTGGCTATGATAACCGGCATTATGAAGTAGCACCGGGATATACTGTTCCTGATGCTACATATATAACAGAACCTGTAGACGGGCTTTGGCTACTGGCTATTGATGGTAATGTGTATATACCTAAAAAATCGGCTGATGGTAATGCCAAAAACCCTACGAACTACACCGGAGCATCAATAGGCTATAATAATGTAATGACCAATAAAAAGCATTTAATAAGCTGGGTAAAACAAATGGTTGATGAAGCAAAAAAACGGGGCAAAACCCTGATAGCCTTTAGCCACTACCCTATGGTAGAATTTAACGATGGTGCTTCGGCAGAGATAACACAACTGCTGGGAAAGGGAAAATGGCAGATGGATCGTGTTCCTGTTGATGCCGTAGCGCAAAGTTTTGCCGATGCAGGTATAAAAATACATTTTGCAGGCCATATGCACATTAACGACACCGGCATATATAAAGGTTCAAACGGTAATACACTGGTTAATGTGCAAACGCCATCGCTGGCAGCATATATTCCTGCATATAAGCTTTTGACTATTAAAAGTGAAGCGGACTGGGAAGTTGAAACCATTACAATAAACGATATTCCGCGATTTAATGAGTTGTTTGGTCTCTATAAAACAGAATATGAGTTTTTAAAAAGCATTAATGCGAAAGACATTTGGGATAAAAGCATCCTTAAAACCAAGAGTTACCACGATTTTACCGAATATCATTTAAAAGAACTTGTACGGCTGCGCTTTATACCTGATGAATGGCCAAAAGACTTTATTGCCTATTTTACAAATGCAAGTGGATATGATTTACTAATGACTGCGGTTGATAGTAAAGTAGTAAAAGACGTACTTAAAAAGCACAGGCTAAATACAAATGATTTTAAAAAATGGACAGGATTAGATTTTATATTTGATCTTTACAGGCTGCATAGCGCCGACTGCCTGGCGTTGAAAGATATTGGCAAAAAACGCTTAGACCATTATAAACTTATCATAGAACTATTTACCAACAACCATAATAACAATACACAGGTAATAGATAAACAGCTTGGTTTATTCTACAACATATTCAGTAAACTTTTAAATGGCGACCCCGCCGGGCATTTTATGGTAAACCCGGAAAATGGAAATGTTACAGAGATAAAAGATTAGATGTAATTCTGATCATTGAGATTTCTCAACTCCACTGCGCTTCGTTCGAAATGGAAGACATGGATAAAAAAATAGCGGAAACCCGTACTGAAGTTTCCGCTACAAAAAAGGAAAGGCCTCCCTTTATTTTACCTTACCTGTAACAGGATTAGTTCTGACATAGGTTTTGTTATCAAAGGAAATATGGTAAGGTGACTGGAATATCTTGCTTGGCAAATAATAATCGGTAGTTATTATTTGTGCCCCAGATTTTTTTGCTGCTTCAAAATGGCTGTAATCGTTAGCACGGGCTTCTTTAGTATCGGCATCGGCACGTGTGCGGATAATGTAGCCCTTTTTAGCCAGTTCAGCTATTGTAGCATCTTCAGGGTTATTACGAAAAAGTGCCGCCGCTTCAGGCGTGCCCGGTGCTGCATTTACAAACACTACACGCCCTCTAAGTGAAGGATGATCTTTTATATACAAATCGCGCTTCTTGCCGCTATTATCCAGCAGAA contains the following coding sequences:
- a CDS encoding FecCD family ABC transporter permease, with product MQNKLPLYLIISLLLLATLAVVSLYMGVYVFEKHSLLETFTGIINNDGSIDPADRFVLMDLRLPRIAMGILIGSALSVSGTCLQGMFRNPLATPDLLGITAGASLLAAVTIVLGSYIKPYIPEALHYSLLSLMAFLGALITMILVYRISIVGGRTNVVVMLLTGVAFTATGFAVMGLLIYFSKDDELRDLTFWNLGSLAGASWTKSGILAVVVFVAYSILIRRGKALNAMMLGEQDAQHLGIPVERVKKQIVVLTALLVGSSVAFAGTISFIGLIVPYILRLIFKSNYHFILPLSAVWGAILLLTADTISRTIAPPSEIPIGVLTAFIGAPIFMMILIRNRKQM
- a CDS encoding heme/hemin ABC transporter substrate-binding protein — protein: MKRINTLLVCAFMLIAAVSCKKETTETPETTTTDTVAKVEAHKIVSLNGAVTEVVAALGHEKEIIGVDVTSTYPESIKKTAKDLGHVRTISIEGIMALQPTLIIGTEKDLSPELLEKIKKSGVKAELFKQDFTPEGTKKLIADVANVLGEKNYKQIEEKVDADLKNVKPLATAPKVLFIYARGANMLMVSGTNTPVDKVITLAGGKNAVTDFEDYKPLTPEALIKGNPDVILMFDSGLESLGGAAGALKIPGVDKTNAGKNKKIIAMDGGLLSGFGPRLGEAATQLNGLLAADAK
- a CDS encoding SRPBCC family protein; protein product: MINNNETKITKGSAGNKLLVTRSFNAPVEKVWEAWTNSRILDQWWAPKPWKAVTVVFDFSEGGHWLYYMLGPEGERHYCRADYKAIEPLKSYIATDAFTDENGVPNNMAPSAQWENTFTANDDKTDLSIEITYPTEADLETIVSMGFKEGFSMGLSNLDELLAK
- a CDS encoding metallophosphoesterase, whose translation is MKKFSLFVSALLLPLTSFSQQKNEHVQIAFLADVHLQDLYGTFKDTAYDTLINPLNRKPVLMRTMESQLHSTRIFNENYFAFLAALDDIAARGIKIVALPGDYTDDGQPIHLRGLQNILNQYNQKFGIQFYITTGNHDPVGPWDSPAGKDDFLGNGGKKQPVFSQQGIHTPTDKTELPIIISKDIATMGYESIITHLKDFGFYPNSQNKFWATPYSSYTYGNYNYSIALSESGYDNRHYEVAPGYTVPDATYITEPVDGLWLLAIDGNVYIPKKSADGNAKNPTNYTGASIGYNNVMTNKKHLISWVKQMVDEAKKRGKTLIAFSHYPMVEFNDGASAEITQLLGKGKWQMDRVPVDAVAQSFADAGIKIHFAGHMHINDTGIYKGSNGNTLVNVQTPSLAAYIPAYKLLTIKSEADWEVETITINDIPRFNELFGLYKTEYEFLKSINAKDIWDKSILKTKSYHDFTEYHLKELVRLRFIPDEWPKDFIAYFTNASGYDLLMTAVDSKVVKDVLKKHRLNTNDFKKWTGLDFIFDLYRLHSADCLALKDIGKKRLDHYKLIIELFTNNHNNNTQVIDKQLGLFYNIFSKLLNGDPAGHFMVNPENGNVTEIKD